The Kosakonia sacchari SP1 genome includes a window with the following:
- a CDS encoding GNAT family N-acetyltransferase yields the protein MIRLRPMSAAEFADFVAYFIPDYASEIAANYRLSLAEATEQARREIETSLPAAQKTPGHSLTTITLVDNGVTQIVGSLWYRADFIDKSAFIYDFFLRPAFRGKGLGSQAMQSLESSLSAAGIRQIKLRVAAENECARKVYEANGYQITGYNMNKLL from the coding sequence ATGATTCGGTTACGTCCCATGTCAGCGGCTGAATTCGCTGATTTTGTTGCTTATTTCATCCCTGATTATGCTTCAGAAATTGCAGCAAATTATCGTTTATCCCTCGCCGAGGCGACAGAACAAGCCAGGCGTGAAATCGAAACCAGTTTGCCTGCGGCGCAGAAAACGCCAGGCCATTCATTGACGACTATTACGCTTGTCGACAATGGCGTTACACAGATTGTTGGATCGCTGTGGTACAGAGCCGACTTCATCGATAAATCCGCTTTTATTTATGATTTTTTCCTGCGGCCTGCCTTTCGCGGCAAAGGTTTGGGAAGTCAGGCAATGCAATCTCTGGAATCCAGTCTTAGTGCGGCGGGAATTCGGCAAATTAAACTTCGCGTGGCGGCCGAAAACGAATGTGCCAGGAAAGTTTATGAAGCGAATGGTTACCAGATTACCGGCTATAACATGAATAAACTGCTTTGA
- a CDS encoding PTS sugar transporter subunit IIB, which produces MKKLLICCLFGNTATSLAKKMQKAANEHGYPLLVSAVGLDNFASVAPAFDCFLVAPHIQYKLDELKRHIAEEAPIAIIESYPFASMDGEKVLKFVMDHMPELTQ; this is translated from the coding sequence ATGAAAAAACTATTAATATGTTGTCTTTTTGGCAATACCGCCACATCGCTGGCCAAAAAGATGCAAAAAGCGGCGAATGAGCACGGTTATCCCCTGCTCGTCAGCGCTGTCGGCCTGGATAATTTCGCCAGCGTCGCCCCTGCTTTTGACTGTTTTTTGGTTGCGCCGCACATCCAGTACAAACTTGATGAACTCAAACGCCATATTGCTGAAGAAGCACCGATTGCCATCATTGAAAGCTATCCTTTCGCGTCAATGGATGGTGAGAAGGTGTTGAAATTTGTGATGGATCATATGCCAGAATTAACGCAGTGA
- the leuE gene encoding leucine efflux protein LeuE: MFAEYGVLSYWSYFIGAIFIILLPGPNTFFVLKTSVAHGLRNGYVAASAVFIGDAVLMFLAYAGVATLIKTTPVLFNIVRYLGAFYLLYLGIKMLYTTLKRGAKEEGDHDVHKGDIFKRALILSLTNPKAILFYVSFFVQFIDITYARPGMSFFILASTLELISFCYFSFLIVSGSYLTQWVKTREKLIRLGNSLLGLVFVGFAARLATLQS; the protein is encoded by the coding sequence GTGTTTGCCGAATATGGAGTTCTCAGTTACTGGTCCTATTTTATCGGTGCCATTTTCATCATTTTACTGCCAGGCCCGAATACCTTTTTTGTATTAAAAACCAGCGTTGCTCATGGATTACGCAATGGCTACGTTGCAGCAAGCGCCGTGTTTATTGGTGATGCGGTCTTGATGTTTCTGGCTTATGCAGGCGTCGCCACACTGATTAAAACCACGCCGGTATTATTCAATATTGTTCGTTATCTGGGGGCGTTTTATCTGCTCTATCTTGGTATCAAAATGTTGTACACCACGCTTAAACGCGGCGCGAAAGAAGAGGGCGATCATGACGTGCATAAAGGCGATATCTTCAAGCGGGCGCTGATATTAAGCCTGACGAATCCGAAAGCGATTTTGTTTTATGTCTCTTTCTTTGTGCAATTTATCGACATTACCTATGCAAGACCTGGAATGTCATTCTTTATTCTCGCCAGTACGCTTGAGCTGATCAGTTTCTGTTATTTCAGTTTCCTGATCGTTTCCGGTTCGTATCTCACACAGTGGGTAAAAACCAGGGAAAAGCTCATCCGGTTGGGTAACTCACTATTGGGGCTCGTTTTTGTTGGTTTCGCCGCGCGCCTGGCGACGCTGCAATCCTGA
- a CDS encoding type I restriction endonuclease, whose amino-acid sequence MENFKLRLKNHIEHVKNVGVHCTTEETTKQALILPFLDILGFNAYDPQKVRAEYGADFPGVKAGERVDYALFCQGVPVMFIEAKPYKEKIDNHCPQLSRYFNCTPEVTISAITNGQEWRFFTDLQEKNIMDPTPFLRIRMDDITDADAEQLFRFRHDKFKPEALRTLAEESVYISSFSKVITASLKEVDSEFVRYVASRANIGRQLNQRFIDAITPLVREAVQRSVSAMVVSGLTAHQPIREELANQGIDEAVSIDEKADHIDPDNPNIITTHNERALYEKIVSIIGPEKDLQPKDTESYYSVLYQGKTNRWIVRYFDKKNRSSIQLPIELTTIALNEVARAGLEHDGTRIYLDHPEDVLRISGLILDSFQHVINDENFKKKKSVN is encoded by the coding sequence ATGGAAAACTTCAAACTAAGACTTAAAAACCATATCGAGCACGTCAAAAACGTTGGCGTTCACTGCACAACGGAAGAAACCACCAAACAAGCGCTGATCCTGCCTTTTTTAGATATTCTCGGCTTCAATGCTTACGACCCGCAAAAAGTCAGAGCGGAATATGGCGCCGACTTTCCCGGTGTTAAAGCGGGCGAACGTGTTGATTATGCGTTATTTTGCCAGGGTGTCCCTGTCATGTTCATCGAAGCAAAACCGTATAAAGAAAAAATCGATAATCACTGCCCACAGCTTTCCCGATACTTTAACTGCACGCCAGAAGTGACAATTTCCGCGATTACGAATGGCCAGGAGTGGCGTTTTTTTACCGATCTGCAGGAAAAAAACATTATGGATCCCACGCCATTTTTGCGCATTCGCATGGACGATATTACCGACGCAGACGCCGAACAACTCTTCCGCTTTCGCCACGACAAATTCAAACCGGAAGCATTACGAACGCTTGCTGAAGAGAGCGTCTATATCTCTTCATTCTCTAAAGTTATCACTGCCAGCCTGAAAGAGGTGGATTCAGAATTTGTTCGGTATGTCGCCTCACGCGCCAATATTGGTCGACAGCTCAATCAGCGATTTATTGATGCGATCACCCCGCTGGTAAGAGAGGCGGTTCAGCGTTCCGTCAGCGCGATGGTGGTCTCCGGACTTACCGCCCATCAGCCTATCCGGGAAGAGCTGGCAAACCAGGGCATCGACGAAGCGGTATCAATTGATGAAAAAGCGGATCATATCGATCCAGACAATCCCAACATTATTACGACGCATAATGAACGCGCGCTATATGAAAAAATTGTCTCGATTATCGGGCCGGAAAAAGATCTGCAGCCAAAAGATACCGAGTCGTATTACAGCGTGCTCTATCAGGGAAAAACCAACCGTTGGATTGTTCGTTATTTTGATAAGAAAAATCGCTCATCTATTCAGTTGCCTATTGAATTGACGACTATTGCTCTAAATGAAGTGGCACGCGCGGGGCTGGAACATGATGGCACACGAATCTATCTCGACCATCCCGAAGATGTATTACGGATCTCAGGCTTGATACTGGATTCGTTCCAGCATGTGATAAACGATGAGAACTTTAAAAAGAAAAAAAGCGTCAATTAA
- a CDS encoding DinI family protein: protein MFVELVYDKRNVAGLPGAKEIILEELTKRVRRIFPDADVRVKPMQANGLNSDASKSDREKLNRMLEEMFEESDMWLVQE from the coding sequence GTGTTTGTTGAACTGGTTTATGACAAGCGTAATGTTGCGGGTTTACCCGGCGCTAAAGAGATTATCCTCGAAGAACTGACTAAACGTGTGCGTCGCATCTTTCCTGATGCTGATGTGCGCGTAAAACCGATGCAGGCCAATGGCCTCAACAGCGACGCCAGCAAAAGCGATCGTGAAAAGCTCAACCGTATGCTTGAGGAGATGTTTGAAGAGTCGGACATGTGGCTGGTGCAGGAGTAA
- the tolA gene encoding cell envelope integrity protein TolA: MMKINAEHALLLVTSLLLLGCTQTGSATQRAEANAEVDNMFAGYKGTQATAAESDINHYAGQIKSAIENHLFEAGRYAGKSCTLQIRLAENGALEDAQQTGGDPALCRAGITAIRQARLPKPPSPAAYAAFKNATLEFKL, from the coding sequence ATGATGAAAATTAACGCCGAACATGCGTTGCTATTGGTGACGTCATTATTACTCCTGGGTTGTACACAGACCGGTTCTGCAACGCAGCGCGCAGAGGCGAACGCTGAAGTTGATAATATGTTTGCCGGGTATAAAGGGACACAGGCAACTGCGGCGGAAAGCGATATCAACCACTATGCAGGGCAGATCAAATCGGCAATTGAGAACCACCTTTTTGAGGCGGGTCGTTACGCCGGAAAATCCTGTACGCTACAAATCAGGCTTGCTGAGAATGGCGCATTAGAAGATGCGCAGCAGACAGGCGGCGATCCTGCACTCTGCCGCGCGGGTATTACCGCTATCAGGCAAGCGAGACTCCCGAAACCGCCTTCCCCGGCTGCTTATGCGGCCTTCAAAAACGCGACGCTGGAATTCAAGCTCTAA